From Daucus carota subsp. sativus chromosome 6, DH1 v3.0, whole genome shotgun sequence:
GACCAGGACTCTTGGTAGTCCGAATCTCATCAGGATGTTGTCCATGAACCGGATGACATCTTGCTGGTTGATCGTCCGCATTGCCTTGGCTTCAACCCACTTGGTCATATAATCAATGGAGACAAGCAAATATCTGAGGTCTCCTTTAGCCCGGGGAAAGGGTCCCATGATGTCTATCCCCCATACAGCAAAGGGGATCGGGGATAAAACTGAGGAAGGTAGGACAGGGCTTACCCGGGGCACGTTGCTGAATAGTTGGCAATTCTTGCACTTCTTAACAAACTCGACGGAGTCTTGATGAATTgttggccagtagtagccttgccgGATGATTTTATATGCCAGGCCTTTTGCCGACATGTGATCTCCACAGATCCCTTCGTGAACTTCTCTCAGACAATATTCGGCCTCCTCCGGACCTATGCATTTCAGGATTGGGGATGAGTAGGTCCGGCGGAAGAGTGTTCCTTCTTCGACAAAAAATTTGGCCGCCTTAGCCTTTAGCCGTTGTGCTTTCCCCTTGTCTTCGGGTAACTCTCCCTTCTCTATGTAGTTGATCAGGGGAGTCATCCAGGTAGGGTCGTTGTTGATTTCAAAAATTTCTTCATGCTCTATCGTTGGCTTGTGCAATTCTTCGAAATAGACTGAGCTATCCAGGTCTGCTGAATTTTGGACTAACCTGGAGAGGTTATCCGCTTCAGCATTTTCTTCCCTGTTGACTTGTAAGATCTTGCATCCGGGGATCAGAGTGAGGTAGCTTTTTACCAAGGCTTGATACTTGGTCAAGATCGGGTCTTTGGCAAGGTATTCTCCATTGGTCTGCCTGACCACGATCTGGGAATCACTGTAGATGGTGAGATTTCGGATAGACAAGGTCCGGACTAATTTCAATCCTGCTAGAAGAGCTTCGTATTCCGCTTGGTTGTTGGTTGCCGCGAAACCGAAGGAGATTGCTGTTTTGATGGTGAACCCATCCGGGCTTTTCAGGATTAGCCCGGCTCCTGACCTTTCTGTTGTTGAGGAGCCGTCAACATGGAGTATCCAAGACTCCGGGTTAGGCTTTTCCGGGGCTTCCGGTTCAGTTTCCATAGGAGTTGTCTGGTTTTCTGGGAAGTTGCATTCTACCACGAAATCTGCTAGGACCTGGGCTTTGACTGCTGTCCGGGGTAGGAATGTTAGGCTGAACTGGCTAAGTTCGATTGCCCAGTTCACCAGTCTCCCGGAGATGTCTGgtttgtgaatgattttcctCAAAGGTTGGTCTGTGACAATCCGGATTTCTCTTCCTTGAAAGTAGTGCCTGAGTTTCCTGGATGCGGTGATTAGTGCAAATGCGAATTTTTCTAAGTTGGGATATCTGGTCTCCGCATCCTTCAAGACTTGGCTAACATTGTAGACGGGCTTCTGTTGCCCGGCTTCCTCCCGGATCAAGGCTGCCCCGACGGCCAAGGGACCGGCAGACAGGTATAGATAGAGAGGTTCTCCGGGTAGGGCTTTTGTCAGGATTGGGGGTTTGGACAGATATGCTTTGATTTCATCAAGGGCTCTTTGACAGTCCGGGCTCCATTCTACTAGTTTCTGATTTTTTGCCCCTTTTAACAATTCAAAGAATGGTAGACATCTTTCAGCAAGTTTGGAGACAAACCTTCGGAGTGCCGCTAAGGACCCTGCTAGCTTTTGGACCTCCCTCTGAGTCCGAGGTGGTTGCATCTCTTGCACAGCTTTGATCTTCTCCGGGTTGGCCTCGATGCCCCGGTTGCTTACCATAAAACCCAAAAACTTTCCGGCTTCTACTCCAAAGGTGCACTTGTCCGGGTTGAGCTTTAGCTTAGTTCTTCTCATGTTCTCAAAACATTCTCTAAGATCTGAAATGTGACCCGGGACCGAAGTGGATTTGGAGATGATGTCGTCGACGTAGCATTCCAAATTTCTTCCAAGTTGatctttgaaaatttcattcatgGCTTTCTGGTATGTGGATCCGGCGTTCCTTAACCCGAAAGGCATCAGTTTGTAGGCATATACTGCCCGGTGGGTTATGAAGGCTGTTTTGGCTATGTCTGctgggttcatcttaacctgATTGTACCCGGAGAAGGCGTCCATAAAGCTTAACATCAGGTGTCCTGACGTGGCATCAATGAGCTGATCAATGCTCGGTAGAGGATAAGGGTCCTTGGGGCATGCTGCGTTCAGATCCGTGTAGtcgacacacatcctccacttgccGTTTGCTTTCTTTACCATGACTACGTTAGCTAGCCACTCCGGGTATTTGATCTCACAGATGATATCTGCCTTCATTAACTTGCCAACTTCCTCATCTATTGCCTTCTGCCTCTCCGGGGCGAAATTTCTTCGTTTTTGTTTAACAGGCTTCTTTTTGGGATCGACGTCAAGGCTCTGCATTGCCAATGATTCATCCAACCCGGGCATGTCGTCCGGGCTCCAGGCAAAGACGTCTGCATAGCTCCGGAGTAGTTGGATGAGTTCCTCTTTAAAAACAGTATTCAGGCCTTTTCCAATTTTGACTTTCCTTGTCGGGTTGTCTTTTTCGATCAGGACCGACTCGGTCTCGACCGCAGCTTCGACCTTGGTTAATTCTTGTGCCGAGATCATTTGCTGGATTCGGGCGTCAGTGTTCTTTTCCACAAAATCTTGAGCTGAGCTCATGGTTGCTTTCTGGTTGCTTTGTCTGGGATCAGGGTCGGTTGCTCCCGGGTTGATGTTACCCGGGTCGAGTTCGATCACCTGGACTTCTCCTTTGGGGTTTGTTTTCTGGTGAGGCCGATGCTTCTTGTTGCTTTTCTGCTTTTGGAAGACGGTCGCCTTTCTTTTGTTGTCCAGGTGTGTTTCCGCCATGACCAATGCTTGGCTGTAGCACACCCCGGTTGTCGCCGAATCTCCTCTGACTTCCCCTACCCCGAATGGGGTTGGGAACTTGAATTTTAGGTGTGGGATGGAAGTTACAGCTTCGATCTTGTTTAGACCCGGGCGGCCGATGATCACATAGAATTTGATTGTATGGGTGACTTGGTTTGGGGGGTTTCCGAATCGGACCGGGAGATAAAGGGTGCCAAGGACCGGGACGATGCTGTTCCCGAATCCGTATAGAGGATCCTCCCTGTAGTCATTCATCCGGATACTCCCTAGCTCCATTCGATCCATGGTGTGTTTGAATAAGATGTTGGCTGAGGAGCCGTTGTCTACTAGGATTCTCCTTACTTCATTTTCAGCCATGTCAAGGGTTACTACCAGGGCTTGATTGTGACCCCGGGTGACTCCTTCGAAATCCTTACTGCTGAAGGAAATCACTTGTTCGGGGAAGGCTTGGATGGACATCACTTCTTGACAGGAGTCCGGGCTGGGGGGAGGGGAACAGGATCCGCCCAGTACCACGTTGACAACGTTTTTCTGCTTCCCGGATCCTCCTGTTTTGTCAGCCATGTTCCGGGCTATGTATTGTCCCATGTTTCCTTTGCTGATCTGCTCTTCGATGAAGTACTTGAGGGATATGCAGTTTTCGGTTTTGTGACCATGAGTGCCATGATAGTCGCAGTGTCTGTTTGTGGGTCTGCTTTCAGGAGGAGTTTGCATGGGTTTTGGTGGGTAGTAGAAGGGTTTGTCTCTGATTTCTTTGAGTATGTCCTCGCGGGATCTGTTTAGAGGAGTCCATTCGGGCTCTGGTTTTGGTTCCCTGGTTGCTTTGTTTGGACCGGGGTCACTTCTGGACCCGGATCCCTGTTGGCTGGTCCTCTTGGAACCTGATTGCTGGATGAAGTTTGTCTGTCTGTCCGGTTTGAATTTCTTATCCTGGTGATATTCTTTCCGGGGTCTGTCCTCGACCTGTTTCCCTTTTGAGCTTCCTTGTCGGGTCATTCTCATGGCTTGGAGTACGTCGGTTTCCTTGATGAATTTTACGGCCATGGCATAGGCAGCTGCCAGGCTCTGGGGTTCCTTGTTGATCAACTCGACCACATATCTTTCATTTTGTTCCGGGTCCAGGTTTCTTCGGAATATGCTCAGAGCCTCACGCTCATCCAGGttggaaattttgttgattgcttcctggAAACGTTTCATGTAGTCTGAGAGTGCCTCATTGTCATATTGGCGAACCGTTTCCAGGTGACACATATGGAGTTCATGTGTCTTGTTTGCTCGAAACCTTCTGAGGAAGGCCTCCCTAAAATCTTTCCAGGACCCGATGCTCCGGGAGGGGATCCGGCTGAACCATCTCTAGGCCCCTCCCTTGAATGTGGATGTGAAGAAGCGGCATTTGGTCAGGTCATTGTAGTAGTAGATCTGGGCTATCTGTTCAAAATAGTGCAGGTGTTCCTCCGGGTCACCTAGTCCATTGAAGGATTCGAAGTTGTAGTGTTTCATGCCCTTTTGCCGAGGAATGGATTCTAAGGAGTGGCTGAATGGGGTCAGGGTTCCTCCAATTTCAAGTCCGGAATCATTTCCAATTTTCCTGTTGAGCTCATTGATCATGTCCCTGAGGTTGGTTTGCCCCGGTCTctcatcctcttcatcagagATGAGTTCGGGTGTTGTTTCCTTCCGGTACCGCTTGGACCGGGATCCTTTTGTCAACTTCTCCTCTTTGAGTTGAATCCGGAGGGCGATTTTTTGctcaagtttttcctcttcctcttttcgGATCTGTTCTTTCCTTTCAGCCAGAATTTTCAACCGGGTTTCCTCactttccttttgtttctttttctttgctttgtcTCCGATCCGGTCGAAGATGGAACCCCGGGATTGACGGCTGTTCCCGGAGTCCTCGGACTCACCGATGTCCTCAAGTCTGCTGTTGCTTTCCCGGCGATCATGGTACTGCCGGATGGCCTCGGCTAACTCTACATTGGTGAGCTGGGACAGGTGGAGGGTGGTGACCGGGACGTCGGTGTACTTGTACTGGTTCGCTTCGATCGTGACCCGGGCATCATTGGGGTTGATTGCTTGGTTCTCGTCCGGGTTCACATGGGTGAAAAGGGGTCCTGAGGCATGATCCTGGTTCGGGTTGTCCTGGTCTGTCTGAGGGTTGTCCGGGTTCTGGGGAAGACCCAGGTGGGAGCGTGTCCTTTTTGCCATGGTTTCAAGAACTCACACAGGGTATATGGTTGCTGTTTAGGTGGTAGTGCCCACAAATAGTATAGATAGTGACAGGATGACAGAAATAGTGTGTACAGGTAGTCAACTTACTATTTTCGGAAATGCTATAAGTagttaagtgacaaaatgtgaccaggtgtgagacaaaagattttatgtgctacagacaagattagggttttgctcaGGCAGGGTTTGCTATCATGCACACATCAAGAAAAATCATGGCTGAAGGTTTTGAGGAGCTTGGTGTTTTACGAAAGCTTACTGGTGTGATTTGGACCCCCGTTTCGGGGgtttgttgaagaagatgagtccagtggcaccgtgaccacaggacagaggacaccttcccctccttttagcgccaaatgataacgccaatctccgatcccggtccttcctccgccgtggcTGGTGGTTccgcggtgtagctgctggatgggagcctacaaaacaacaccggaggggggttttgaccccgcggcgcctccggcgtgagagtaagcgtaggtttcggaaggataaagacTAGAGAAAGTGTGTTATCtatatgtggtgggtgaaggtgtatgtgtggtggttgctggtggctggtggctgagagtgtttgaatatatgctgagtgtaagtgtgtgtgagaatgagtgtaAAAAGAGAGTGAAGTTAACCCTTAAACTCtcgatccttggtctatttataggccaaggattagggttcaagggtgcgtacctggatcctggtcctacacgtgtaggggtttgatcccccacacgtgtccaggtgtcagcgtagaagtagtattttggaatgttccctggcttgtccctatcgccagtagttgaccgttatgtttgtTTTTATCATGTCAGTCTGTGCTTTGTGCAGCAggtgtcggctggtacatgtGCATCCGGGTGAGTAGTAAGTTCCATGTACCCGGGTAAGCAATCATGTCCGGGTTGTATCACCTGTCAAGGCAGGGGGTGCCCTGTGGTGTTGGCGGTTACCCGGGTGGAGGCTCTTCTAAAGGACCCGGGTGTTGCTTCTGAAGGACCCGGGTGTTGCTTAaccgggttataccctatcagTTGTAATAATCCAGCTTGGGTGAACCAGCGACACCTAGATACCATTCCCCTCTCATCACCCCCGCGAAATCTGTTGTAAGCAAGGCGTGTGCATTGTTCAAGACTCCTTCCTTATTGTTTAGCTTCGCGTAAAGTGCTGTTCCAATCAATTCAGCAGCAGCAAGAAGACCTTCTTCTCCAGCTAAAATGTCCCTCCTTCCCACTGGCACAGCAGAGAATATGCAATTACCAAAGTATGAGGCAGGCAGCGGTGGATCGAGACGAGCACGACAATCATAAGCAATTCCAAAGTTAAGAGGCTCCTGTTCCATTCCTCCGACCACATCTGCTCTTGTTTTTGCCATACAGGTCCAGACATAAGCACAAACAACAGTGAAAGAAGACACGTATGGGAAATTTTGCTTTTTCTCTATCACCAAGCTTTTTAAGGCTTCGATTTCAGCCTGTTTTAGGACAAATGTTGCACGAGCTTTGTCACCTGATGATTGATCCGGAATGTTCTCCTCCATGTGCTCAGCCATATCCGCCCCTCCAAAATAACCTTTAAACATAGTAGTTAGACCGAGGGGGTCTTTCAGTGAACTCCTATCATAATACGGGCTCAAGAAATCAGAACCTGCAACATCAGATTTGGACGTGGCTTGTTTAGCCCATTCGTGTATGAAATTAAATAAACTACTTCCATCACTAACAGTATGGGAGTTTGTGAATCCGAAACTAATCCCATGATTCGGAAAAACAGTAACTTGAATAGCCAATACTGGAGATGCAAAACATTTTTCTCCAGACTCCTGGAGAAGAGCAACTCCTGAGGGGAGTCGAGGAACAAGTGGTTTCAATATATCCGCGTCACGGACTTGGTTTCCGCagatataattaaaatcatctGTGCATTCAGCAAACGTGACCGAAACAGAGTCGCCATCCACGTAGCGGATTTGGAACTCTGTTTCGGAATTAGTATTCGTGGGTTTGGTTAAATTTCCAGCAAAGGGAGAGAAGTGTGCAAGAGCATGAGATAATGCAGTTTTGAGATTCAGAACAATGTTTTGTGTGAAGTGATTG
This genomic window contains:
- the LOC108226208 gene encoding phenolic glucoside malonyltransferase 1, whose translation is MVTLLENCRVSPPPNTSADKSLPLTFFDFIWVPFHPLGRVIFFDIPCSTNHFTQNIVLNLKTALSHALAHFSPFAGNLTKPTNTNSETEFQIRYVDGDSVSVTFAECTDDFNYICGNQVRDADILKPLVPRLPSGVALLQESGEKCFASPVLAIQVTVFPNHGISFGFTNSHTVSDGSSLFNFIHEWAKQATSKSDVAGSDFLSPYYDRSSLKDPLGLTTMFKGYFGGADMAEHMEENIPDQSSGDKARATFVLKQAEIEALKSLVIEKKQNFPYVSSFTVVCAYVWTCMAKTRADVVGGMEQEPLNFGIAYDCRARLDPPLPASYFGNCIFSAVPVGRRDILAGEEGLLAAAELIGTALYAKLNNKEGVLNNAHALLTTDFAGVMRGEWYLGVAGSPKLDYYN
- the LOC135147261 gene encoding uncharacterized protein LOC135147261, encoding MCHLETVRQYDNEALSDYMKRFQEAINKISNLDEREALSIFRRNLDPEQNERYVVELINKEPQSLAAAYAMAVKFIKETDVLQAMRMTRQGSSKGKQVEDRPRKEYHQDKKFKPDRQTNFIQQSGSKRTSQQGSGSRSDPGPNKATREPKPEPEWTPLNRSREDILKEIRDKPFYYPPKPMQTPPESRPTNRHCDYHGTHGHKTENCISLKYFIEEQISKGNMGQYIARNMADKTGGSGKQKNVVNVVLGGSCSPPPSPDSCQEVMSIQAFPEQVISFSSKDFEGVTRGHNQALVVTLDMAENEVRRILVDNGSSANILFKHTMDRMELGSIRMNDYREDPLYGFGNSIVPVLGTLYLPVRFGNPPNQVTHTIKFYVIIGRPGLNKIEAVTSIPHLKFKFPTPFGVGEVRGDSATTGVCYSQALVMAETHLDNKRKATVFQKQKSNKKHRPHQKTNPKGEVQVIELDPGNINPGATDPDPRQSNQKATMSSAQDFVEKNTDARIQQMISAQELTKVEAAVETESVLIEKDNPTRKVKIGKGLNTVFKEELIQLLRSYADVFAWSPDDMPGLDESLAMQSLDVDPKKKPVKQKRRNFAPERQKAIDEEVGKLMKADIICEIKYPEWLANVVMVKKANGKWRMCVDYTDLNAACPKDPYPLPSIDQLIDATSGHLMLSFMDAFSGYNQVKMNPADIAKTAFITHRAVYAYKLMPFGLRNAGSTYQKAMNEIFKDQLGRNLECYVDDIISKSTSVPGHISDLRECFENMRRTKLKLNPDKCTFGVEAGKFLGFMVSNRGIEANPEKIKAVQEMQPPRTQREVQKLAGSLAALRRFVSKLAERCLPFFELLKGAKNQKLVEWSPDCQRALDEIKAYLSKPPILTKALPGEPLYLYLSAGPLAVGAALIREEAGQQKPVYNVSQVLKDAETRYPNLEKFAFALITASRKLRHYFQGREIRIVTDQPLRKIIHKPDISGRLVNWAIELSQFSLTFLPRTAVKAQVLADFVVECNFPENQTTPMETEPEAPEKPNPESWILHVDGSSTTERSGAGLILKSPDGFTIKTAISFGFAATNNQAEYEALLAGLKLVRTLSIRNLTIYSDSQIVVRQTNGEYLAKDPILTKYQALVKSYLTLIPGCKILQVNREENAEADNLSRLVQNSADLDSSVYFEELHKPTIEHEEIFEINNDPTWMTPLINYIEKGELPEDKGKAQRLKAKAAKFFVEEGTLFRRTYSSPILKCIGPEEAEYCLREVHEGICGDHMSAKGLAYKIIRQGYYWPTIHQDSVEFVKKCKNCQLFSNVPRVSPVLPSSVLSPIPFAVWGIDIMGPFPRAKGDLRYLLVSIDYMTKWVEAKAMRTINQQDVIRFMDNILMRFGLPRVLVSDNGPQFIGSDFESYLAERGIKHKKSSVAYPQGNGQVEVTNRILLRGIEKRLEESKSKWPEELPHVLWSYRTSPRTSTGETPFKLAYGTEAMLPIEVGSPSHRVINFDEIANEEGLRVNLDLVDEVRDQAIVRMEKYKEKTRDHFSKKSRVRNFQTGDLVLRDTEASDPTNTGKLMPKWEGPYKVKEVLRPGTYKLEHMDESEVSNTWHGLRLRKFYQ